One Mycobacteroides abscessus ATCC 19977 genomic window carries:
- the prpB gene encoding methylisocitrate lyase, with product MSTLLASATDAATKRAAFRQGLSSGELLRLPGAFSPLVAKLIQEIGFEGVYVSGAVLSADLALPDIGLTTLTEVSARGRQIASVTDLPTLIDADTGFGEPMSAARTVAVLEDSGVAGLHLEDQVNPKRCGHLDGKAVVETVEMVRRLHAAVSARRDPNFVICARTDAAGIEGLPAAIDRARAYADAGADLIFTEALTDIGEFEKFRAAVDIPLLANMTEFGKSELVTADRLREVGYNVVIYPVTTLRLAMYAVEQGLHEINSAGTQSGLLEQMQHRSRLYELLHYAEYNRFDTEIFNFSLDGGQ from the coding sequence GTGAGTACACTCCTTGCCTCCGCCACAGACGCGGCGACAAAACGCGCCGCCTTCCGTCAAGGCCTATCGTCCGGTGAACTGCTGCGCCTACCTGGCGCCTTCTCCCCGTTGGTGGCCAAGCTGATTCAGGAAATCGGCTTCGAAGGTGTCTACGTATCGGGCGCGGTGTTGTCGGCGGATCTGGCCCTGCCCGATATCGGGCTGACCACACTCACCGAGGTGTCGGCCCGGGGCCGGCAGATCGCGTCGGTTACCGACCTTCCCACCTTGATCGACGCCGACACGGGCTTTGGCGAGCCGATGAGTGCCGCCCGCACGGTCGCCGTCCTCGAGGACAGCGGGGTAGCCGGCCTTCATCTGGAGGACCAGGTAAATCCTAAGCGGTGCGGCCATCTTGACGGAAAGGCCGTCGTGGAGACCGTCGAGATGGTCCGACGGCTACACGCCGCGGTTTCGGCCCGGCGCGACCCCAATTTCGTGATCTGCGCCCGCACGGATGCGGCGGGCATCGAGGGGTTGCCCGCGGCTATAGATCGCGCCCGGGCCTATGCCGACGCGGGCGCGGATCTCATCTTCACCGAAGCGCTCACCGACATCGGCGAGTTTGAGAAGTTCCGCGCCGCCGTGGACATTCCGCTGCTGGCCAACATGACCGAGTTCGGAAAGTCCGAACTCGTGACAGCCGACCGCCTCCGTGAGGTCGGGTACAACGTCGTCATCTACCCGGTAACCACCTTGCGCCTGGCGATGTACGCCGTCGAGCAGGGCTTGCATGAAATCAACTCGGCGGGAACACAGTCGGGACTGCTGGAGCAGATGCAGCACCGCAGCCGTCTCTATGAGCTGCTCCACTACGCCGAATACAACCGATTCGATACCGAGATCTTCAATTTCAGTCTCGATGGAGGTCAATAA
- the prpD gene encoding 2-methylcitrate dehydratase PrpD, with amino-acid sequence MPVHSVRTRRSAEAFPRDQHLAWKIAEIASDPVAVPADTAAMVINRVIDNAAVSAASVIRRPVTVARRQAQAHPAVPGAHVFGIGGGYSAEWAAWANGVAVRELDFHDTFLAADYSHPGDNIPPLVAVAQQLGIGGDDLIRGLATAYETQINLTRGICLHEHKIDHVAHLGPSVAAGLGTMLKLDTETIYQAIGQALHLTTATRQSRKGLISSWKAYAPAWAGKVAIEAVDRAMRGEGAPSPIWEGEDGVIAWLLGGPEKLYEVPLPGPGEEKRAILDSYTKEHSAEYQSQAPIDLARRMRERIGDLAQIATIVLHTSHHTHVVIGTGSNDPQKFDPDASRETLDHSVMYIFAVALEDGTWHHERSYAPERAHRPETIELWNKISTIEDPEWTRRYHSTDPDKKAFGCKAVVTLKNGEVIADELAIADAHPLGARPFARENYVNKFTALSDGIIAPREQERFLSVAQGLADLKPGSLGALNPLVDTVVLDKAPSTPEGIFK; translated from the coding sequence ATGCCCGTTCACTCCGTACGCACCCGCCGCAGCGCCGAAGCATTTCCCCGCGACCAACACCTCGCCTGGAAGATCGCCGAAATCGCTTCCGACCCCGTCGCCGTTCCCGCCGACACCGCGGCGATGGTGATCAACCGGGTCATCGACAACGCCGCCGTCAGCGCCGCCTCGGTTATCCGCCGTCCCGTCACGGTGGCGCGCCGCCAGGCGCAGGCACATCCGGCCGTACCCGGCGCCCATGTCTTCGGCATCGGAGGTGGGTACTCGGCCGAGTGGGCTGCCTGGGCCAACGGAGTCGCCGTACGCGAGCTCGACTTCCACGACACCTTTCTGGCCGCCGACTACTCACACCCCGGTGACAACATCCCCCCGCTGGTAGCCGTCGCGCAGCAGCTCGGCATCGGAGGTGATGACCTGATTCGCGGCCTGGCCACCGCCTACGAGACACAGATCAATCTGACTCGCGGAATCTGCCTGCACGAGCACAAGATCGACCATGTCGCTCATCTCGGCCCCTCGGTGGCCGCGGGCTTGGGTACCATGCTCAAACTCGACACCGAGACCATCTACCAGGCCATCGGCCAGGCCCTGCATCTGACCACCGCAACTCGTCAGTCCCGCAAGGGGCTCATCTCCAGCTGGAAGGCGTATGCCCCGGCGTGGGCCGGCAAGGTCGCCATCGAGGCCGTGGATCGCGCCATGCGCGGCGAGGGTGCGCCGTCTCCGATCTGGGAGGGCGAAGACGGTGTGATCGCCTGGCTGCTCGGCGGGCCGGAAAAGCTTTACGAAGTGCCGCTGCCTGGCCCCGGCGAGGAAAAGCGCGCCATCCTGGATAGCTACACCAAGGAGCACTCTGCCGAATACCAGAGCCAAGCACCGATCGACCTGGCCCGCAGGATGCGCGAACGCATTGGTGACCTTGCACAGATCGCCACCATCGTGCTGCACACCAGCCACCACACGCACGTGGTCATCGGTACCGGCTCCAACGATCCGCAGAAGTTCGATCCGGATGCTTCACGCGAAACGCTGGATCACTCGGTGATGTACATCTTCGCCGTCGCGCTCGAGGACGGCACCTGGCATCACGAGCGGTCCTACGCGCCGGAACGTGCGCACCGTCCCGAAACCATCGAACTCTGGAACAAGATCAGCACGATCGAAGATCCGGAGTGGACCCGGCGCTATCACTCGACCGATCCTGACAAGAAGGCCTTCGGCTGCAAGGCCGTCGTCACCCTCAAGAACGGTGAGGTGATCGCCGACGAGCTGGCAATTGCCGACGCGCATCCGTTAGGTGCACGCCCGTTCGCCCGTGAAAACTATGTCAACAAGTTCACGGCGCTCTCCGACGGCATCATCGCTCCGCGGGAGCAAGAGCGATTCCTCTCCGTGGCACAGGGATTGGCCGATCTCAAGCCCGGTTCGCTCGGTGCGCTCAATCCACTCGTGGACACCGTGGTCCTGGACAAGGCTCCGTCGACCCCGGAAGGGATCTTCAAGTGA